A window of Thermococcus aggregans contains these coding sequences:
- a CDS encoding TrmB family transcriptional regulator sugar-binding domain-containing protein: MDSKKFFALIVAIASLGFVINYSIDHYQGGEIYEAANRGFDLLRQGFNVTVLVETVDGKTLEGELFSVSGSTIYIVKDGETLTVGGPSATKEDIRAKRIEIKARGKVYVYELPPKSGKCSEIVKQLRVDAYSERFSGLIFVKDFTDPIEIGRLKYNVDYLTYGSIDVKQSFPDGVILAAGMVPIELLEKYIGDREVYMYGTLYVNSEERNLPFKVLEVKTL, from the coding sequence GTGGACAGCAAAAAATTCTTTGCTCTAATAGTTGCTATTGCTTCTCTTGGCTTTGTGATTAACTATAGCATTGACCATTACCAAGGTGGAGAAATTTACGAAGCCGCGAATAGGGGGTTTGATTTGCTCAGACAGGGATTTAATGTCACGGTACTGGTGGAAACAGTAGATGGGAAAACTTTAGAAGGTGAACTTTTTTCGGTTAGCGGTTCAACAATTTACATCGTCAAGGATGGGGAGACGCTTACCGTAGGAGGACCATCCGCCACAAAAGAGGACATAAGGGCAAAGCGTATTGAGATTAAAGCGAGGGGAAAAGTTTACGTCTACGAGCTCCCTCCAAAGAGCGGTAAGTGTAGTGAGATCGTTAAACAGCTCAGGGTAGATGCTTACTCCGAGCGCTTTTCGGGGCTAATATTCGTAAAGGACTTTACTGACCCTATAGAGATAGGAAGACTCAAATATAACGTTGATTACCTCACGTATGGTTCCATAGACGTAAAGCAGTCGTTCCCAGATGGCGTGATTCTGGCAGCTGGAATGGTGCCAATTGAGCTTCTGGAGAAGTACATTGGAGACAGGGAAGTTTACATGTATGGAACGCTCTACGTAAACTCGGAGGAGCGCAATTTGCCCTTCAAAGTACTGGAGGTGAAGACTCTATGA
- a CDS encoding M20 metallopeptidase family protein: MNPLEEALKIKDQIVAWRRDFHMHPELGYEEERTSKIVEEHLKEWGYRIKRVGTGIIADIGKEGKTVALRADMDALPVQEENDVPYKSKIPGKMHACGHDAHTAMLLGAAKIIAEHKEELPNKVRLIFQPAEEGGNGALKMIEGGALEGVNAIFGLHVWMELPSGVVGIRDGPFMAGVGRFDVEIEGKGGHGASPHETIDPVPIAAQAILAFQTIISRNLNPLESGVVSIGSIKAGDAFNVIPERVYMNGTYRFFTGETKNLIERRIEEILKGITLANNVSYKLKIEEVGPPTVNDPKMASLAREVAQSLGLKVEEVPKTMGAEDFAFYLQKVPGAFIALGIKNEEKGIIYPHHHPKFNVDEDVLPLGTALEVGLAFRDV; this comes from the coding sequence ATGAACCCCCTTGAAGAAGCTCTTAAGATTAAAGACCAGATAGTTGCCTGGCGCAGAGACTTTCACATGCACCCAGAGCTCGGTTATGAAGAAGAAAGAACCTCAAAAATCGTTGAAGAACACTTAAAAGAGTGGGGATACCGGATCAAGCGCGTTGGTACAGGAATAATAGCAGATATTGGAAAAGAAGGAAAAACTGTAGCTTTAAGGGCGGATATGGATGCTTTGCCTGTCCAAGAAGAAAATGACGTCCCATACAAGTCTAAAATTCCGGGAAAAATGCACGCTTGTGGCCATGACGCCCACACCGCAATGCTTCTCGGAGCCGCAAAGATAATTGCAGAACACAAGGAGGAGCTCCCCAACAAAGTAAGATTAATCTTCCAGCCTGCTGAAGAAGGTGGCAATGGAGCACTAAAAATGATCGAAGGCGGAGCCTTAGAAGGAGTTAATGCCATCTTTGGTCTCCACGTATGGATGGAGCTGCCAAGTGGCGTTGTTGGAATTAGAGACGGCCCCTTCATGGCGGGAGTCGGAAGGTTCGATGTAGAGATAGAAGGCAAAGGTGGTCATGGAGCCTCGCCGCATGAAACAATAGACCCAGTTCCCATAGCGGCTCAAGCAATCCTTGCATTTCAGACGATCATAAGCAGGAACCTAAATCCCTTGGAAAGCGGAGTCGTGAGTATCGGCTCAATAAAAGCTGGAGATGCGTTTAACGTCATTCCAGAGAGAGTTTACATGAACGGCACTTACAGGTTTTTCACAGGAGAAACAAAAAATCTCATTGAAAGAAGAATCGAGGAAATTCTAAAGGGTATAACACTGGCCAATAACGTATCATACAAACTGAAAATAGAAGAAGTTGGACCTCCTACGGTAAACGACCCCAAAATGGCATCTCTAGCTAGGGAAGTTGCCCAGAGTCTTGGATTGAAAGTAGAAGAAGTTCCAAAAACCATGGGAGCTGAAGACTTTGCATTCTACCTCCAAAAAGTGCCGGGAGCGTTTATAGCTTTGGGCATCAAAAATGAAGAGAAGGGAATAATCTACCCGCACCATCATCCAAAGTTCAACGTTGATGAAGACGTTCTTCCACTGGGAACTGCTCTAGAAGTCGGGTTGGCTTTTAGAGACGTTTAA
- a CDS encoding S8 family peptidase — translation MVVMLLSAIPMAFSATPVAAAPTYNSIESSDTVNTASNFIPGDVLQKEIQKILESSDKTVRLIVAPDKEHAMDVYNVLKKLGKVDPISKPEYQFIVVEMPVSKVEALQDIPGILHVWKDRTVKLEEPVLLEEGIEAPSKDIPVQPEMFMSILTINAYDAWEDYGVYGDNVTVAVLDTGVDVAHPFLQVTLDGRRKIIDIYDASDEGIAQLFNVTAPVSGVITVNKNVTLYMGYYSDLYYGHPSKYKNYTLTSYTVGNITGDAYYLGALPERYFDMNFDGDKDDVYPVLVVENNGTYTAYLDTDMDNDFTDETPMGLFDDTGDYAVFNETLVTVALARVHIGDMNNPENMEFYVPYGDGDGYAMFMWDAHGHGTHVSGTIAGVGLPDDPVFYGVYGVAPNAQLMEVKVLPGEEGFGRSSWIINGMIYATLNGADVISMSLGGGGEINDGLENPEIFYVNLLTDQFGVTFAIAAGNEGPTTNSVHSPGDSDLAITVGNYVDNERESYWYGVDLGVIAGPSMSSSRGPRDDGLLDPDVMAPGTDIFSSLPMWYTVLEGNPYYYYGIWSGTSMATPHVSGAVALMISYAKAHSLNYNPIMIKRALEMSAKPVSGTPIDQGFGLIQVDKAIAKLEELSQEPTTYIFAGTTFTSFKNPIEEPLIPISPAYVDFNGYFQNMFGFPYLYRGVYIRNEYPRSVPVYFYPMNYVEGYGLNYTATEKVYKISTSVNWIIPNTTEVVAGSLTPGKFFINIDYSKLQESRTYVGLIYIDDPETSYIDGYVAVTVDIPLNKNGETHVKFSDTEKPGEAKHYFIKIPRGTKELRVTLRVPADANGVPMGRTKLVIARPLGGVVYDGVPGYYYVGANPAGYLYEYTWVVENPIEGTWEITAYSSTFTKYWSGYDTSHYEVEVSLASISIEPELIREDSAQPSNITVQATVSNNYGDFNASVTGYGVGKMDQSYAMVRNVSQDEWDVIGTFEVDPTTYFIKFGITQSEDPNADLDLYVYYFPTYEDLLNFTNYVEYVDQIGPTSEEVFEKFMPEPGYYLVAVYGYDTVGYNPINYIFYYQTLGDYGNVNVDDTPFTFAYGTSKTIEANVELNDNGTYLGVIGLIDSDTDETLTYAPMILQVGQPEMYVALMGTATIGEPSTLTLQILDMATLEPIQEEVKVIINGEEYYAVDGKLKFTYTATSLDDAVFNVRVISDDYKDFEGQFKVPVKEPFAEFASENDVSATVLSGPGEITNFQAVHGKVSVTVSGESGTTSIVKITLPADAYYIEVSGDHVVSYYIVKGQYAQYLFVTVRFASEATIEVTYKTSYDIMRTMYTTWYLLYNSYSRKFDELYEKAIELGADNETLEEALMHKELAEENYSIIMEKYGVPLQPRIQGIPYIRRAYLHIKQACTILEEIIEELESS, via the coding sequence ATGGTAGTGATGTTGCTTTCTGCAATTCCGATGGCGTTTTCAGCGACGCCGGTTGCAGCAGCTCCAACTTACAACTCGATTGAATCCAGTGACACTGTAAATACTGCCAGCAACTTCATACCCGGCGATGTACTACAGAAGGAAATACAAAAAATCCTGGAGAGTAGCGACAAGACTGTTAGGCTCATAGTAGCCCCCGACAAAGAGCATGCCATGGACGTTTACAACGTTCTCAAAAAACTTGGCAAAGTCGACCCCATAAGTAAGCCAGAATACCAATTCATAGTTGTGGAGATGCCAGTTTCCAAGGTAGAAGCGCTTCAGGACATTCCGGGCATTCTTCACGTCTGGAAGGACAGGACAGTCAAACTTGAAGAGCCTGTTCTGCTAGAAGAAGGTATTGAAGCACCTTCCAAAGATATTCCTGTACAGCCCGAGATGTTCATGAGCATACTCACCATCAATGCCTATGACGCTTGGGAGGATTACGGCGTCTATGGAGATAATGTTACTGTTGCCGTCCTCGATACAGGTGTAGACGTTGCCCACCCGTTCCTCCAAGTAACCTTGGACGGGAGAAGGAAGATTATAGACATTTACGATGCAAGCGATGAGGGTATCGCCCAGTTATTCAATGTTACGGCTCCAGTCAGTGGAGTAATAACCGTGAACAAGAACGTAACGCTATATATGGGCTATTATTCTGATCTGTACTATGGTCATCCCTCTAAATACAAGAACTACACTCTCACCAGCTACACAGTTGGAAATATAACTGGCGATGCCTACTACCTAGGTGCCCTTCCAGAGAGGTACTTCGACATGAACTTTGACGGCGATAAGGACGACGTTTACCCCGTACTCGTTGTGGAGAACAACGGTACGTACACCGCTTACCTTGACACTGATATGGACAACGACTTCACTGACGAAACACCCATGGGGCTCTTTGACGACACTGGAGACTATGCAGTCTTTAACGAGACCCTCGTGACCGTTGCCCTCGCCAGAGTTCACATTGGAGACATGAACAACCCCGAAAACATGGAGTTTTATGTTCCCTACGGTGACGGTGATGGATACGCCATGTTCATGTGGGATGCCCACGGCCACGGTACCCACGTCAGCGGTACCATTGCCGGTGTTGGCCTTCCGGACGACCCTGTGTTCTATGGCGTTTACGGCGTTGCCCCCAATGCACAGCTTATGGAAGTCAAGGTTCTTCCAGGTGAAGAGGGATTCGGAAGAAGCAGCTGGATAATCAACGGAATGATATACGCCACCCTCAACGGTGCGGACGTCATCAGCATGTCCCTCGGTGGCGGTGGCGAGATAAACGACGGACTTGAGAACCCAGAGATATTCTACGTTAACTTGCTCACCGACCAGTTCGGTGTCACCTTTGCGATAGCCGCAGGAAACGAAGGGCCGACCACCAACAGCGTCCACTCCCCAGGCGACAGTGACCTTGCTATAACCGTCGGCAACTACGTTGACAATGAGAGGGAATCCTACTGGTACGGTGTAGACCTAGGTGTAATTGCTGGCCCATCAATGAGTTCAAGCAGGGGTCCGAGGGACGATGGTCTCCTTGACCCAGACGTTATGGCTCCAGGTACTGACATCTTCTCCAGCCTGCCGATGTGGTACACCGTTCTAGAAGGCAATCCTTATTACTACTACGGAATCTGGAGCGGTACCTCAATGGCCACCCCACACGTTAGCGGTGCGGTTGCTCTGATGATAAGCTACGCAAAAGCCCATAGCCTTAACTACAACCCGATAATGATAAAGCGTGCCCTTGAGATGAGCGCCAAGCCGGTCAGCGGAACCCCCATAGACCAGGGATTTGGTCTCATACAGGTAGACAAAGCCATAGCCAAACTCGAAGAGCTCAGTCAAGAACCGACTACCTACATTTTCGCTGGTACCACCTTTACCAGCTTTAAGAATCCGATTGAAGAACCACTAATTCCGATTTCTCCGGCGTATGTTGACTTCAATGGTTACTTCCAGAACATGTTTGGATTCCCCTACCTTTACAGAGGAGTCTACATAAGGAACGAGTACCCGAGAAGCGTTCCGGTGTATTTCTACCCGATGAACTACGTCGAGGGCTACGGTCTCAACTACACCGCTACTGAGAAGGTTTACAAGATAAGCACCAGCGTGAACTGGATAATACCCAACACCACCGAGGTCGTTGCGGGTAGTCTAACTCCAGGAAAATTCTTCATAAATATCGACTACTCCAAGCTCCAGGAGAGCAGAACCTATGTTGGACTCATTTACATTGACGATCCTGAGACAAGCTACATAGATGGTTATGTCGCGGTAACTGTTGACATTCCGCTGAACAAGAACGGTGAAACCCACGTTAAGTTCTCTGACACGGAGAAGCCTGGAGAAGCCAAGCACTACTTCATCAAGATCCCGCGTGGAACTAAAGAGCTCCGCGTTACCCTTCGTGTTCCGGCGGATGCTAACGGCGTTCCGATGGGCAGAACCAAGCTTGTCATAGCCAGGCCGCTTGGTGGAGTAGTTTACGATGGAGTGCCAGGCTACTACTACGTCGGAGCAAATCCCGCGGGCTATCTCTACGAATACACCTGGGTGGTTGAGAACCCCATTGAGGGCACCTGGGAGATAACTGCATATTCAAGTACCTTTACCAAGTACTGGAGTGGATACGACACCTCTCACTACGAGGTTGAAGTCAGTCTAGCTTCGATCTCCATAGAGCCCGAGCTCATACGTGAAGACTCTGCACAGCCCTCAAACATCACTGTCCAAGCAACTGTGAGCAACAACTACGGCGACTTCAACGCCAGTGTAACCGGCTACGGTGTTGGCAAAATGGACCAGAGCTATGCAATGGTCAGGAATGTCAGCCAGGACGAGTGGGACGTTATTGGTACCTTCGAAGTTGATCCCACCACATACTTCATCAAGTTCGGAATCACTCAGTCAGAAGACCCGAACGCTGACCTCGACCTGTACGTGTACTACTTCCCAACCTATGAGGATCTGCTTAACTTTACCAACTATGTCGAGTACGTGGATCAGATAGGCCCAACCTCCGAGGAAGTCTTTGAGAAGTTTATGCCAGAGCCCGGTTACTACCTCGTGGCAGTATATGGCTATGACACCGTTGGTTACAACCCAATTAACTACATATTCTACTACCAGACACTTGGTGATTATGGCAACGTCAACGTTGATGACACTCCGTTTACATTCGCGTATGGTACTAGTAAGACTATTGAGGCTAACGTTGAACTTAACGACAACGGAACTTATCTTGGAGTAATTGGTCTTATTGATTCCGACACCGACGAGACTCTCACTTACGCTCCAATGATACTTCAAGTCGGACAGCCTGAAATGTACGTGGCATTAATGGGAACAGCTACAATTGGAGAGCCCTCAACCCTAACTCTCCAAATACTTGACATGGCGACACTCGAGCCAATTCAGGAAGAAGTCAAGGTAATAATAAACGGAGAAGAATACTATGCAGTAGATGGCAAGCTTAAATTCACATACACGGCAACGTCCTTAGACGATGCAGTGTTTAACGTCAGAGTAATCAGTGACGACTACAAAGACTTCGAAGGACAATTCAAAGTTCCCGTCAAAGAACCGTTTGCAGAATTTGCAAGTGAAAACGATGTAAGCGCAACAGTACTTAGTGGACCTGGAGAGATTACAAACTTCCAAGCAGTCCACGGAAAGGTCTCAGTAACTGTAAGCGGAGAGAGTGGTACTACATCCATTGTTAAGATAACGCTACCAGCGGATGCATACTACATTGAAGTCTCTGGAGACCACGTTGTGAGTTATTACATAGTAAAAGGCCAATATGCCCAATACCTCTTTGTTACAGTAAGGTTTGCATCTGAAGCCACTATTGAAGTTACTTACAAGACAAGCTATGACATAATGAGAACAATGTACACAACTTGGTATCTACTATACAACAGCTATTCTAGAAAGTTTGACGAGCTCTATGAAAAGGCCATTGAACTGGGAGCCGACAACGAAACATTAGAGGAAGCCCTCATGCACAAGGAGCTTGCAGAAGAGAATTACAGCATAATAATGGAGAAGTACGGCGTACCATTACAGCCCAGAATCCAAGGAATTCCATACATAAGAAGGGCATACCTACATATCAAGCAAGCATGCACCATCCTAGAGGAAATAATTGAAGAACTTGAAAGTTCATAG
- a CDS encoding DUF424 domain-containing protein, translating into MKIYVKVYRVQGEVLVAACDEELLGKTFREGELKLEVKERFYKGELREVEDLKSLLEEATIANLTGERCVSKAIELGYVDPKRVLRIQGVPHAQMAKLL; encoded by the coding sequence ATGAAGATATATGTCAAAGTTTATCGGGTTCAGGGAGAAGTTCTAGTAGCGGCATGTGATGAAGAGCTCTTAGGAAAAACATTCAGAGAAGGAGAGCTCAAGCTAGAGGTAAAGGAGAGATTCTACAAAGGCGAACTTAGAGAAGTCGAAGATCTCAAGTCCTTGCTGGAGGAAGCGACGATAGCAAACCTCACCGGCGAGCGCTGTGTTTCAAAGGCCATTGAGCTGGGCTATGTTGACCCAAAGAGGGTTTTAAGGATTCAGGGAGTTCCCCACGCCCAGATGGCAAAGCTGTTATGA
- a CDS encoding 60S ribosomal export protein NMD3, with translation MSERFCYRCGISESEGGPLVEGLCQVCFRKENPVLLIEDEINTELCQNCGSYKVRGTWVDPKTYELEEIIFEVADNALIENLLLDERVKEVKIVPKEELEEIEEVPVGTAYVSFEPVEWHIEYFPAIINYEVETKARIHEMQKELHHEKKKVTVYVRQTVCPRCQKFLGGYFEAILQVRAEGRVLTKEEKDEISKLVEEKVDEIMKRDRMGFIQETVEKEEGLDFYMGSTSAARKLAQAIRDKYGGSISEAYQLVGQDRMTSKEVYRTSVRIRIPKFRKGDIVGDKKGNVYRVEEVNGKGLLLKNLSTHENEHKDWKSAKRDEIDTIEHERLEAMATSSTPREVQFMDMKSYETFELEKPRFEIKEGEIYKLIKVKGRYYIEEKK, from the coding sequence ATGAGCGAGAGATTTTGCTATAGGTGTGGAATCAGCGAGAGTGAAGGAGGGCCGTTAGTAGAGGGTCTCTGTCAGGTATGCTTTAGGAAAGAAAATCCCGTGCTTCTTATAGAGGATGAAATAAACACTGAGCTCTGTCAAAACTGTGGAAGCTATAAGGTTAGGGGCACGTGGGTAGATCCAAAGACTTACGAACTCGAGGAGATTATCTTCGAGGTTGCCGACAATGCTCTTATTGAAAACCTTCTTCTTGATGAGAGAGTTAAAGAAGTAAAGATCGTCCCAAAAGAGGAATTAGAGGAAATTGAAGAAGTACCAGTTGGAACGGCATATGTGAGCTTTGAACCCGTAGAATGGCACATAGAATACTTCCCGGCAATAATTAACTATGAGGTGGAAACTAAGGCGAGAATTCATGAAATGCAGAAGGAACTTCACCACGAAAAGAAGAAAGTAACGGTCTACGTAAGGCAGACGGTTTGTCCAAGATGCCAGAAGTTCCTTGGAGGATACTTCGAGGCAATTTTGCAGGTTAGGGCCGAGGGCAGGGTGCTAACAAAAGAGGAAAAAGACGAAATCTCAAAGCTTGTCGAGGAGAAAGTTGACGAAATAATGAAGCGCGATAGAATGGGGTTCATTCAAGAGACTGTGGAAAAAGAGGAAGGTCTCGACTTCTATATGGGATCTACCTCAGCAGCCAGAAAACTCGCCCAGGCGATAAGAGACAAATACGGGGGAAGCATAAGCGAAGCCTATCAGCTGGTTGGACAAGACAGAATGACGAGCAAAGAGGTCTACCGCACTAGTGTTAGGATTAGAATTCCAAAGTTCAGAAAAGGAGACATAGTCGGCGACAAAAAAGGCAACGTGTACCGGGTTGAGGAGGTCAATGGGAAGGGTCTGCTCTTAAAGAACCTATCAACACATGAGAACGAGCACAAAGACTGGAAGAGTGCAAAACGGGATGAGATAGACACAATAGAGCACGAAAGACTTGAGGCAATGGCAACGAGCTCAACTCCAAGGGAAGTCCAGTTCATGGACATGAAAAGCTACGAGACATTTGAACTCGAAAAACCGAGGTTTGAAATAAAAGAGGGAGAGATTTACAAGCTCATTAAGGTCAAGGGGAGATATTACATTGAAGAGAAAAAGTGA
- a CDS encoding DUF1464 family protein, protein MRVIGVDPGTRSFDVIGLENGKIKLDLSFPSEVVAEEPSKIVKAIEDFNADIIIGPSGYGVPLKHIKELTERDRFEMTLVREEEMKEIPVLIGLQKMIDEMAEKNMNVWFIPGVIHLPTVPEWRKYNKIDMGTADKMAITVLGIYDQAKRLGIEYDEVSFVLLEVGFGYNYAGAVKNGKIVDGIGGTIFPGVGYVNSGALDGEVAYLMGNVKKQHLFWGGASVIAAGEILPPEEFAKRLDEEPFAKAWEAMKDGFLKAIASELAVVGDAKEIILSGRLIRIEELRKDVKDLFEDKFDLPVVKLRELEGKAKEAAQGSAIIGDGLAGGEFKELVEHVEIKKSYGSVLDYVKLPLNV, encoded by the coding sequence ATGAGAGTTATAGGCGTCGATCCGGGTACAAGGAGTTTTGATGTTATCGGCCTTGAAAATGGAAAGATAAAGCTTGACCTCAGCTTCCCGAGCGAGGTAGTTGCAGAAGAGCCGAGCAAAATCGTCAAGGCAATAGAAGACTTCAACGCAGACATTATCATTGGTCCCTCAGGATACGGTGTTCCTCTCAAGCACATAAAAGAGCTTACTGAGAGAGACCGCTTTGAGATGACGCTTGTCAGAGAAGAAGAAATGAAAGAAATCCCTGTTCTCATTGGACTTCAAAAAATGATAGACGAGATGGCCGAAAAGAACATGAATGTATGGTTCATCCCCGGTGTTATTCACCTCCCCACGGTTCCCGAGTGGAGAAAGTACAACAAAATTGACATGGGAACCGCAGATAAAATGGCCATAACGGTTCTTGGCATCTACGATCAGGCTAAGAGACTTGGAATAGAATACGACGAAGTTTCTTTTGTCCTGCTGGAGGTTGGCTTTGGATACAACTACGCTGGAGCAGTCAAGAACGGAAAGATAGTAGACGGGATCGGGGGCACAATATTTCCCGGAGTAGGTTACGTTAACAGCGGAGCGCTAGATGGGGAAGTTGCTTACCTAATGGGGAACGTCAAAAAACAGCACCTCTTCTGGGGAGGAGCTTCCGTAATAGCGGCTGGAGAAATACTGCCACCGGAAGAGTTTGCAAAGCGTTTGGATGAGGAGCCTTTTGCAAAAGCCTGGGAAGCTATGAAAGACGGCTTCCTCAAAGCCATTGCGAGTGAACTTGCCGTTGTGGGAGATGCCAAAGAGATAATACTCTCGGGTAGGCTTATACGCATCGAAGAGCTTAGAAAAGACGTTAAAGACCTCTTCGAGGATAAATTCGACCTTCCAGTGGTCAAGCTTAGAGAGCTGGAAGGAAAGGCAAAAGAAGCTGCCCAAGGAAGCGCAATAATTGGCGATGGCTTGGCTGGAGGAGAATTCAAGGAGCTTGTTGAGCACGTTGAGATAAAGAAGAGCTATGGAAGCGTTCTTGATTACGTGAAGCTTCCTTTGAATGTTTGA
- the cdr gene encoding CoA-disulfide reductase, with protein MLMKKVVVIGGGAAGMSAASRVKKLKPEWDVKVFEATEWVSHAPCGVPYVVEGISPKEKLMHYPPEFFIKKRGIDLHLNAEVIEVEQGSVRVREKDGEHTYEWDYLVFANGASPQIPNIEGIDLKGVFTADLPPDAVAIREYMEKNDVRDVVVIGTGYIALEMAEAFVVQGRNITLIGRSERVLRKTFDKEITNIVETKLREHLNLRLNESTLRIEGKDKVEKVITDGGEYKADLVIIATGIKPNTELAEQLGVKIGETGAIWTNDRMQTSVENVYAAGDVAETKHLITGKRVWIPLAPPGNKMGYVAGSNIAGVEISFPGVLGTSITKFMDLEIGKTGLTEGEALKESYDVKTAFIEARTKPHYYPGAKKIWLKAVADKETGRLLGLQAAGAEILPRIDAFAVALQAGFTTKDLFLADLAYAPPFAPVWDPLIVLARVLKF; from the coding sequence ATGCTTATGAAAAAAGTAGTGGTCATAGGTGGCGGAGCGGCTGGAATGAGTGCCGCGTCAAGGGTAAAGAAGCTGAAGCCCGAATGGGACGTTAAAGTGTTTGAAGCGACTGAGTGGGTTAGCCATGCCCCGTGTGGAGTGCCATATGTCGTTGAAGGGATTTCTCCAAAGGAGAAGCTCATGCATTATCCACCGGAATTTTTCATCAAAAAGAGAGGGATTGATTTACACCTGAACGCAGAGGTCATAGAAGTTGAACAGGGCAGCGTGAGAGTAAGGGAAAAGGATGGAGAGCACACCTATGAGTGGGACTACTTAGTTTTCGCAAACGGAGCTTCTCCTCAAATTCCGAATATAGAGGGCATTGACTTGAAGGGAGTTTTCACAGCAGATTTGCCGCCAGATGCAGTTGCAATAAGGGAGTACATGGAAAAGAACGATGTAAGGGACGTTGTGGTTATTGGAACGGGCTATATAGCACTTGAGATGGCCGAAGCTTTTGTGGTTCAAGGGAGGAACATAACACTCATTGGAAGGAGCGAGCGCGTTTTGAGGAAAACCTTTGACAAAGAAATCACCAACATAGTAGAAACAAAACTCAGAGAACACCTCAACCTCCGCCTAAATGAATCTACACTAAGGATAGAAGGAAAGGACAAAGTGGAGAAAGTAATCACCGATGGAGGAGAATACAAAGCCGATTTGGTAATAATAGCTACAGGAATCAAGCCAAACACCGAGCTTGCAGAACAGCTAGGAGTCAAGATTGGAGAGACCGGAGCAATATGGACGAACGACAGAATGCAGACAAGTGTTGAGAACGTCTATGCGGCTGGGGACGTTGCGGAGACAAAACACCTCATAACGGGTAAAAGGGTATGGATACCGTTAGCTCCACCGGGCAACAAAATGGGATATGTGGCGGGAAGCAACATAGCCGGAGTTGAAATAAGCTTTCCGGGTGTTCTTGGAACATCTATCACTAAATTCATGGATCTGGAGATTGGAAAAACGGGATTAACAGAAGGAGAAGCACTAAAAGAGAGCTACGACGTCAAAACGGCCTTCATAGAAGCAAGGACAAAGCCCCACTACTATCCAGGAGCAAAGAAGATATGGCTTAAAGCTGTGGCAGATAAAGAAACAGGAAGACTTCTGGGTCTGCAAGCGGCGGGAGCAGAGATACTTCCAAGAATAGACGCATTTGCAGTTGCTCTGCAGGCAGGTTTTACGACCAAGGACTTGTTCCTTGCAGACTTAGCTTATGCTCCGCCATTTGCACCAGTATGGGATCCACTAATTGTCCTAGCAAGGGTTTTGAAGTTTTAG
- a CDS encoding DUF998 domain-containing protein has product MKGINKTPCRSLAYLSIAVPLISIAIAILLSDWFSITNNALSDLGHATKSPVAPIFNFGLSLGGALIVYLSALCMYRANKAFSVVGFLVGFTLILVAVFDEVYGRLHFAVSVAFFLSLAVFLIAYGICFKSYLPLPALGIAVVVWVLHFTYDVPKGAAIPELISIFATIPFYLDAVRRFQGKEG; this is encoded by the coding sequence ATGAAGGGGATAAATAAAACGCCCTGCCGGTCTTTGGCGTATCTCTCAATAGCTGTACCGTTAATCTCAATCGCCATAGCAATACTTCTCTCAGATTGGTTCAGCATCACAAACAACGCCCTAAGCGACCTTGGGCATGCCACAAAAAGCCCAGTTGCACCGATATTTAACTTTGGCTTGAGCCTTGGAGGAGCCCTTATTGTATATCTCTCAGCCTTGTGCATGTATAGGGCAAACAAAGCTTTTTCCGTGGTGGGATTCCTAGTTGGATTTACCCTAATTCTGGTAGCAGTCTTTGATGAAGTTTACGGGAGACTTCATTTTGCAGTTTCCGTGGCGTTCTTCCTGTCTCTTGCAGTGTTCCTAATTGCCTATGGAATATGTTTCAAAAGCTACCTCCCACTTCCCGCCTTGGGGATTGCAGTGGTTGTGTGGGTTCTTCATTTCACCTACGATGTCCCGAAGGGGGCAGCAATTCCAGAACTCATTTCAATATTTGCAACGATCCCGTTTTACCTCGATGCAGTAAGGAGATTTCAAGGTAAAGAAGGATGA